Proteins from one Acidiferrobacteraceae bacterium genomic window:
- the rpmB gene encoding 50S ribosomal protein L28, whose product MSKVCQVTGKRPVSGNNVSHANNKTKRRFLPNLHYRRFWVESENRWVRLRVSHAGLRNIDKKGIDAVLAEIRARGEKV is encoded by the coding sequence ATGTCGAAGGTATGCCAGGTCACCGGAAAGCGTCCGGTCTCGGGAAACAATGTTTCCCACGCCAACAACAAGACCAAGCGTCGGTTTCTGCCCAATTTGCACTATCGTCGCTTCTGGGTGGAGAGCGAGAACCGCTGGGTGCGTCTGCGCGTGTCCCATGCAGGCCTGCGCAACATCGACAAGAAGGGCATCGACGCCGTGCTGGCGGAAATTCGTGCCCGCGGTGAGAAGGTGTAA
- the radC gene encoding DNA repair protein RadC has translation MPISSWPVAERPREKLLQRGPSALSDAELLAIFLRTGVSGRTAVDLARELLARFGSLRALLSAGEADFCQAPGLGTAKYAQLQAVLEMGRRYLGERLERGESLCSPTATRRYLTARLRDRPQEVFCCLYLDNRHRVLAFEELFTGTLDGAAVYPREVVKRALAHSAAAVILVHNHPSGVAEPSRADELLTLRLKDALALVDIRVLDHLVVGDGEPVSFAERGLM, from the coding sequence ATGCCCATCTCAAGCTGGCCCGTGGCGGAACGGCCACGGGAAAAACTTCTGCAACGAGGGCCATCGGCGCTGTCCGATGCCGAACTCCTGGCCATTTTCCTGCGCACCGGCGTGTCCGGACGTACCGCCGTTGATCTCGCGCGGGAACTTCTGGCCCGTTTTGGCAGCCTGCGCGCCCTGTTGTCTGCCGGTGAGGCCGATTTCTGTCAGGCCCCCGGTCTTGGGACCGCCAAATACGCGCAGCTTCAGGCGGTGCTGGAGATGGGCCGCCGCTATCTCGGGGAGCGACTGGAGCGGGGCGAGTCCCTGTGCTCGCCCACGGCCACCCGGCGCTACCTGACGGCCCGATTGCGGGACCGGCCGCAGGAGGTGTTCTGCTGCCTCTACCTCGATAACCGGCACCGCGTGCTGGCCTTCGAGGAGCTTTTCACCGGTACCCTGGACGGGGCCGCGGTCTATCCCCGGGAGGTGGTCAAACGGGCCCTGGCCCACAGTGCCGCCGCCGTGATCCTGGTCCATAACCACCCCAGCGGGGTGGCCGAGCCCAGCCGGGCGGACGAGCTCCTGACCCTGAGGCTCAAGGACGCCCTGGCCCTGGTGGATATCCGGGTCCTGGACCATCTGGTGGTGGGGGACGGTGAGCCGGTGTCTTTCGCCGAGCGGGGTCTGATGTAG